The window cggcGACCCTCCCCTCCAGCATCTCCAGCACGCGCGCCATGCTCGGCCGCGCCCCGGCCTTCTCCTGCGCGCACCACAGCGCCACGTGCACCGCGCGCCGCACCGCCGCCTGCTCCGCGTCCCCGACGCCGGAGGAGAGCCTCCGGTCCACGACCTCCATCACGCGCCCCGCCCGCGTCATCTCGGCGGCGATCTTGGGCAGGTACGACCACCCGCCGTCCTCCTCCGGCCGCACGCAGCGGCGGCCGGCGACCAGCTCCAGCAGCACCATGCCGTAGCTGTAGACGTCGGACTTATCCGTGACGCCGGCGCCGAGGAGCCACTCGGGCGCGAGGTAGCCCGCGGTGCCGCGCACCGCCGTGACCACCCGGCTCTGGTCCTTGCCGGCCAGCTTGGAGAGGCCGAAGTCGGAGAGGACGCCCCGGAAGCCGTCGTCGAGGAGGATGTTCTCCGGCTTCACGTCCAGGTGCAGCACCTTGGAGCGGCAGTCGTGGTGCAGGTAGGCGAGCGCCTTGGCGACGTCGACGGCGACCTGGTAGCGGCGCGGCCACGGCAGGCAGCCGCGCGggcgggcgtcggcggcggcgtcaTCGGCGGGGGTGGGGGCGGGGAAGATCCAGCGGTCGAGGGAGCCGTGGTCCATGTACTCGTAGACGAGGAAGCGCGGGGAGCCGAGGCAGAAGCCGAGGAGGCGGGCCAGGTTGACGTGCTGCGCGCCGGCGATGGCGGCCACCTCCGCCCGGAACTCCTTGTCGGcgcgtccggcggcggcgcggccgtcgTCGGCGATCCGCTTGACGGCGA is drawn from Triticum dicoccoides isolate Atlit2015 ecotype Zavitan chromosome 4A, WEW_v2.0, whole genome shotgun sequence and contains these coding sequences:
- the LOC119287782 gene encoding probable receptor-like protein kinase At5g20050; translated protein: MGSRTAKVLAVAVASTVLVAAEVALYLCLRLSRPFYLSTAAVLAATVLTLLVMLHCTAGRADRMAARRALDDGEELRAEYSYFRKVAGLPRKFSLHALAAATDDFRCVAGRGASGTVFRGVLDDGTPVAVKRIADDGRAAAGRADKEFRAEVAAIAGAQHVNLARLLGFCLGSPRFLVYEYMDHGSLDRWIFPAPTPADDAAADARPRGCLPWPRRYQVAVDVAKALAYLHHDCRSKVLHLDVKPENILLDDGFRGVLSDFGLSKLAGKDQSRVVTAVRGTAGYLAPEWLLGAGVTDKSDVYSYGMVLLELVAGRRCVRPEEDGGWSYLPKIAAEMTRAGRVMEVVDRRLSSGVGDAEQAAVRRAVHVALWCAQEKAGARPSMARVLEMLEGRVAGEVEAPPPSDTIMEDLLALGHARARGGGPFRLPSAGPAGRAASSASVLSKYDSFVMSYLSGR